Proteins found in one Arthrobacter sp. U41 genomic segment:
- a CDS encoding CsbD family protein, whose protein sequence is MGVDDKIGNTAEKIAGKGKEAAGEATGDESLKAEGKGQQAAADIKQAGEKVKDAFKD, encoded by the coding sequence ATGGGTGTGGATGACAAGATCGGCAATACCGCCGAGAAGATCGCGGGCAAGGGCAAGGAAGCCGCGGGCGAGGCCACAGGTGATGAGAGCCTGAAGGCCGAGGGTAAGGGCCAGCAGGCCGCAGCAGATATCAAGCAGGCCGGCGAGAAGGTCAAGGACGCGTTCAAGGACTAG
- a CDS encoding MarR family winged helix-turn-helix transcriptional regulator, which translates to MTRDIEPNLQGTYRLVMTAARLIRRRQDEALAPLNLTRAAVIALEAIAPRPLNQEQLAAKVHVQSQTLGRVIARLEAGGFVTRTRNPADRRELHVQLTSAGRAALATARQTEIDAFPSTMDVADWQVFQEQLERFVNAVRLPSPRPAPDGGATQRPVRQ; encoded by the coding sequence ATGACACGCGATATTGAACCGAACCTTCAGGGCACCTACCGCTTGGTCATGACAGCGGCCCGTCTGATCCGGCGCCGTCAGGACGAGGCGCTGGCACCACTGAACCTGACCCGTGCCGCTGTTATCGCCCTCGAAGCAATAGCTCCCCGTCCGCTGAACCAGGAGCAGCTCGCGGCAAAGGTGCATGTCCAAAGCCAAACCCTGGGTAGGGTCATCGCCCGTCTGGAAGCTGGGGGCTTCGTCACCAGGACCCGGAATCCCGCAGACCGACGCGAACTCCACGTGCAGCTGACATCCGCGGGTAGGGCGGCGCTGGCCACCGCCCGCCAGACGGAAATCGACGCCTTCCCTTCAACAATGGATGTGGCAGACTGGCAGGTCTTTCAGGAACAGCTGGAGAGGTTCGTCAACGCGGTCCGGCTCCCATCGCCGCGTCCCGCCCCTGACGGCGGTGCGACGCAGCGACCGGTCAGGCAGTAG